Proteins from a single region of Styela clava chromosome 1, kaStyClav1.hap1.2, whole genome shotgun sequence:
- the LOC120335000 gene encoding myeloid-associated differentiation marker-like protein 2: MEDGLKYVISKEGIIKFIVILFGCVTFALLADTGYYYSTEMKWVLAAFIISFSLSVLFYFFRLIKLAPKMNCGGPFSYDGFDFLWAWFSTIWCLTASIVFSMHFPKSDFYKYGEAIGSIIFAYLTVIAYAVEAFFLRLYAPANIGFVATKPGWIKTAIVVFGAATFGLMVESGYNWCWWEKSCDAGTTYALVVFCVAWSVTTLMWIGHMAAPKGSIEGSPAFQKVEFVWAIIGILFFLSGASCFAAYMDCSGNDFDNLPKCQKRLTGVIAGFLVGVLYLVEAVMLKP, encoded by the exons ATGGAGGACGGTCTAAAATACGTCATCAGTAAAGAAGGAATAATTAAATTCATCGTCATATTGTTCGGCTGCGTCACATTCGCGCTCCTAGCGGACACCGGTTATTATTATTCGACTGAAATGAAATGGGTTCTGGCTGCTTTCATCATTTCGTTTTCATTATCTGTGCTGTTCTACTTCTTCCGTCTTATAA AACTTGCACCGAAGATGAATTGCGGAGGTCCCTTCTCTTATGACGGATTTGATTTCCTCTGGGCCTGGTTTTCAACTATCTGGTGCCTCACTGCTTCCATCGTTTTCAGCATGCATTTTCCAAAATCAGA TTTCTACAAATACGGAGAAGCAATCGGGAGCATCATATTTGCCTACTTGACTGTCATAGCTTACGCTGTCGAAGCTTTCTTCCTGAGACTGTACGCTCCGGCTAACATAG gTTTCGTCGCCACAAAGCCAGGCTGGATCAAGACAGCAATTGTCGTCTTCGGTGCAGCAACATTTGGTCTCATGGTCGAATCGGGGTACAACTGGTGCTGGTGGGAGAAAAG TTGCGATGCGGGAACAACGTACGCATTGGTCGTCTTCTGTGTGGCTTGGAGCGTCACTACGTTAATGTGGATAGGACATATGGCGGCTCCTAAAGGAAG CATCGAAGGATCGCCCGCTTTTCAAAAAGTCGAATTTGTTTGGGCAATTATCGGAATCCTGTTTTTCCTGAGTGGAGCGTCGTGTTTTGCAGCGTACATGGATTGCAGTGGCAATGATTTCGACAATCTTCCAAAATGCCAGAAGAGACTCACTGGCGTCATAGCAGGATTTCTTGTTGGAGTTCTTTACCTGGTAGAAGCGGTCATGCTGAAGCCGTAG
- the LOC120335001 gene encoding small ribosomal subunit protein uS13, with the protein MALVIPEKFQHILRITNTNIDGRRKIVYAMTAVKGVGRRFSNLICKKADVDLTKRAGEMTDDEIDRIVTIMQNPRQYKIPDWFLNRQKDIKDGKFSQVLSNQLDNKLREDTERLKKIRAHRGLRHYWGLRVRGQHTKTTGRRGRTVGVSKKK; encoded by the exons ATG GCTTTGGTTATTCCTGAGAAGTTCCAGCACATTCTGCGTATCACGAACACCAACATTGATGGTCGTCGTAAGATCGTGTACGCGATGACGGCTGTCAAGGGCGTTGGCAGAAGATTCAGCAACTTGATTTGCAAGAAG GCAGATGTTGACTTGACAAAACGTGCTGGAGAGATGACAGACGATGAGATCGATAGAATCGTAACGATCATGCAGAACCCCAGGCAATATAAGATCCCTGATTGGTTCTTGAACAGACAGAAAGATATAAAGGACGGCAAATTTAGTCAG GTTCTCTCTAACCAGCTCGATAACAAACTTCGTGAAGATACAGAGAGATTGAAGAAGATCAGAGCTCACAGGGGATTGAGACATTATTGGGG CCTTCGTGTCAGAGGTCAACACACTAAAACTACGGGACGTCGTGGTAGAACAGTTGGTGTGTCAAAGAAGAAGTAA
- the LOC120334998 gene encoding deubiquitinase MYSM1-like, whose amino-acid sequence MDSTIIVASTNEDELVDIENDDATFGNCAYDDVTIDSSVTNKTILHQETIKISPNGGNSRYDDTNLPFKRTKTDKIGKSTELVHENDLTRWWRSANEYKRSNVPGSNNASDAQDGPGHLELDPMLREPVSSDSSGMSATEGEANIDVTYYDDSGDIFLPPKRERELPLDVISEEEREVFPEFFSGQTKYCPGKYLNIRNAILKLWIQNKPSHVNKVMLRPILKKGCGNVNNIGRIHRYLESVGAINYGSDLVWWKKQKKRQKPRDRPQSINNHTALDTDFKLKRALEQRMSGRSRKRPASIIPATDNLIGGYTIDHANNNQIVIPQSKEEPQPKSNVNKFKLIKCKEYEYEVDCPYDVTVHASALIVVDAHSHLSRHEVMGLLGGYITNDDKGRIKVHIVCAQPCKSSSSARHCEMNSVSQAVANDHITTRGLTVIGWYHSHPTFPSHPSETDIKTQFEQQTMFSNHGSVFLGLIISSHHRYKVKSEVNIVHIEKGGTDMPETPFRIPFTVDDTLPNGGSRGLLINILSELTESASADPSSRIAQLHDPIVEGSTITQLEKIMKSLSSFVITHCDSNETSQRTKIAETKYDDSLVALPKSISLTDPFMAGDAEQLNSIYNGTNDSYAISSNFSLFSENSFDDYDVISHCDIISQCDNDVTNMTSENESASDMSSVTWKNILDEFKVLLFDANSKSLEKIT is encoded by the exons ATGGACTCAACAATCATCGTAGCGAGCACAAACGAAGATGAACTAGTCGATATAGAAAATGATGATGCCACATTCGGAAATTGTGCTTATGATGATGTCACAATTGATTCATCAGTAACCAACAAAACAATTCTTCATCAAGAAACAATCAAAATTTCTCCCAATGGTGGAAATTCACGTTATGATGACACAAACCTTCCATTCAAACGAACTAAAACTGACAAAATAGGAAAATCAACTGAGTTAGTTCATGAGAACGATCTCACTAGATGGTGGAGGTCAGCTAATGAGTACAAGAGGTCAAACGTACCAGGAAGTAACAACGCGAGTGATGCACAGGACGGACCTGG gcATTTAGAACTTGATCCAATGTTGCGGGAACCAGTGTCATCAGATAGTTCTGGAATGTCGGCAACAGAAGGAGAGGCGAACATTG ATGTCACCTACTATGATGATTCTGGTGATATATTTTTACCCCCCAAGAGGGAGCGAGAACTACCACTCGATGTCATCAGTGAGGAAGAGCGAGAAGTGTTTCCTGAATTTTTTAGCGGCCAAACAAAATATTGTCCGGGAAAATATCTTAATATCAGGAACGCTATCCTGAAGTTATG GATTCAGAACAAGCCATCTCATGTCAACAAAGTCATGCTACGTCCCATTCTCAAGAAAGGTTGTGGCAACGTCAATAATATCGGACGCATACACAG ATACCTTGAATCAGTCGGTGCAATAAACTATGGGAGTGACCTGGTCTGGTGGAAAAAGCAAAAGAAAAGACAGAAGCCAAGAGATCGGCCTCAATCAATCAACAACCATACAGCTCTGGATACAGATTTCAAACTCAAACGGGCCTTAGAGCAAAGAATGAGTGGA agaaGTCGCAAAAGGCCCGCCTCCATCATCCCTGCCACAGACAATCTGATTGGTGGATACACGATCGATCATGCGAATAACAATCAAATTGTGATCCCACAAAGCAAGGAAGAGCCGCAACCCAAGTCAAATGTTAACAAATTCAAATTGATAAAATGCAAAGAATACGAATATGAAGTC GATTGCCCTTATGATGTCACAGTCCATGCATCGGCATTGATTGTTGTGGATGCTCATTCGCATTTATCAAGACATGAAGTTATGGGGCTGCTTGGAGGCTATATCACCAATGACGATAAGGGAAGAATCAAAGTTCATATTGTGTGCGCTCAACCATGTAAAAGTTCAAGTTCTGCGAGGCATTGTGAGATGAACTCAG TTTCGCAGGCTGTTGCAAATGATCACATAACCACTAGAGGTCTCACAGTGATTGGTTGGTACCACTCCCACCCTACGTTTCCTTCCCATCCATCAGAGACCGACATCAAGACACAG TTTGAGCAACAAACGATGTTCTCGAATCATGGCTCAGTGTTCCTTGGCTTGATTATCTCCAGCCACCACAGATATAAAGTTAAATCTGAAGTTAATATTGTGCATATTGAGAAAGGAGGTACCGACATGCCAG AAACTCCATTTCGCATACCATTTACTGTTGATGACACACTTCCTAATGGTGGTAGTAGAGGTCTACTGATCAATATTCTGTCCGAACTGACTGAAAGTGCTTCGGCAGACCCATCGAGCCGTATTGCGCAATTACATGATCCGATAGTCGAGGGATCAACTATTACGCaattagaaaaaattatgaaatctcTTTCATCCTTTGTGATAACACATTGTGACAGCAATGAGACTTCTCAGCGGACCAAAATTGCCGAAACCAAATATGATGATAGTTTGGTCGCTTTGCCAAAATCTATTTCCTTAACTGATCCTTTCATGGCCGGTGATGCAGAACAGTTGAATTCAATTTATAACGGGACTAATGATTCCTACGCTATCAGTTcgaatttttcgttattttctgAGAATTCGTTTGATGATTATGATGTCATTAGTCATTGTGACATTATTAGCCAATGCGATAATGATGTCACAAATATGACCTCAGAAAACGAATCGGCATCGGATATGTCATCAGTTACCTGGAAGAATATTTTAGAtgaatttaaagttttattattcGATGCAAATTCTAAAAGTTTGGAAAAAATAACTTGA
- the LOC120334896 gene encoding myeloid-associated differentiation marker homolog, whose translation MENGPKYAISKEGIIKLIVIAFGCVTFALLADVGYTNGTRMRWVFAAFIISFAISVLFYIFRITGLASKISTCGPCTFDGFDFLWSWFSTIWCLAAAVSFALAFPRVHPQSRWHSELIAAVIFAFLTGIAYAVEAYILKDKAPANVGYIATRNGWLKTVIVALGAAAFGLLVDSGYSWCGRNGPCNAGVTFALAAYIVGWGITVIIWLLHISGLVQGNRQSNLNKFEFIWSIVCVLLFWSASVCFAVYMVCRGNDFQKYRQCHLRLAGVIIGFVTGVLYIIDAVFLKRA comes from the exons ATGGAGAACGGACCGAAATATGCCATTTCAAAGGAAGGAATCATCAAACTGATAGTGATTGCATTCGGGTGCGTCACATTTGCATTATTGGCTGATGTTGGATATACCAACGGGACAAGGATGCGATGGGTGTTTGCTGCTTTCATCATCTCATTCGCTATTTCCGTTCTTTTCTACATCTTCAGAATCACGG GTTTGGCATCAAAGATCAGCACGTGCGGGCCATGCACGTTCGATGGCTTCGATTTCTTGTGGTCGTGGTTCTCAACCATATGGTGCCTTGCTGCAGCTGTTTCGTTCGCTTTAGCTTTTCCCAGAGTACACCCACA ATCAAGATGGCACAGTGAACTTATCGCCGCTGTCATATTTGCGTTTCTAACCGGGATCGCTTACGCCGTAGAAGCCTACATATTGAAGGATAAAGCACCAGCTAATGTTG GTTACATCGCAACTAGAAACGGTTGGTTGAAGACAGTGATCGTCGCACTGGGGGCTGCTGCATTTGGTTTGCTCGTCGACTCTGGATACAGCTGGTGCGGACGAAACGGACC GTGCAACGCTGGAGTTACTTTCGCATTGGCTGCCTACATCGTCGGATGGGGAATCACCGTCATTATTTGGTTGCTGCATATCTCCGGGCTTGTACAAGG AAATCGTCAGAGCAACTTAAACAAGTTCGAATTCATTTGGTCAATAGTTTGTGTTCTGCTGTTCTGGAGTGCTTCGGTGTGTTTTGCAGTTTACATGGTTTGCAGAGGAAATGATTTCCAGAAATATCGGCAGTGTCACCTCAGATTAGCAGGAGTTATCATTGGATTCGTAACCGGTGTGCTGTACATTATCGATGCGGTGTTTCTAAAGCGTGCCTAA